From the Candidatus Bathyarchaeia archaeon genome, one window contains:
- a CDS encoding adenylate kinase family protein produces the protein MFKRVILVTGTPCVGKTSVARLLTSKLGALYINLTELATRENLVSGKDEQRNSIIVDESKMRRKIDEIVKSSDKDNVIIDGHYAVNVTPKELITHAFVLRRDPVELRAFMEKCGFSNRKLWENLAAEILDVCLVDALNVLGKDKVCELNVSGKSVEEIAEEIIEVLEKRKKCRVGIVDWIGKLESEGLLSEFLKI, from the coding sequence TTGGAAAAACTTCAGTCGCGCGCTTGCTTACTTCCAAGCTTGGTGCCTTGTACATTAATTTGACCGAGTTAGCTACACGTGAAAATCTTGTTTCTGGAAAGGATGAACAGCGAAACTCCATAATTGTTGACGAAAGCAAGATGCGACGGAAAATTGATGAAATCGTTAAGAGTTCCGATAAAGATAACGTCATCATTGATGGACATTACGCTGTGAACGTTACTCCTAAAGAGCTTATAACTCATGCTTTTGTTTTGAGGCGGGACCCTGTTGAACTACGTGCTTTCATGGAGAAATGCGGTTTTTCCAACCGCAAACTGTGGGAGAATTTAGCGGCTGAAATTTTGGATGTTTGTTTGGTTGACGCTTTAAACGTGCTTGGAAAGGATAAGGTTTGCGAGTTAAATGTGTCTGGTAAAAGCGTAGAAGAGATTGCGGAGGAAATCATAGAAGTTTTGGAAAAACGCAAAAAATGCCGCGTGGGCATTGTGGATTGGATAGGAAAGTTAGAAAGTGAAGGCTTGCTGAGTGAGTTTCTGAAAATTTGA
- a CDS encoding mRNA surveillance protein pelota, with protein MKILEKNLKKGFVKVIPETFDDFWHLYNLIYKNDRVYAYTSREIKPDEGGYARPKRGERVSVFLGVKVDSVSWNKLLGRLRIHGTICEAPEIIPNGAHHTLNIALNKPLTIVKKEWARHHLERLERASRTSEKPIIIVAIDDEGYAIAVTAQYGVEVKVEQSVKLPGKLEAEKRTAATKEYFQKALDSLRQIWTALHGPIAIIGVGFVKDEFAKFLRNEAADVAKSVVDVKNVNNGGVAGIHEALRSGVLLKTMKRFRILEEAEVMEEILKRLGKGEGNVTYGLTEVCKAVEMSAVEKLVLADTMLRESSDENRLLIEDLMKSVEQKGGSIIVLSTEHEAGEKLLALGGIAALLRFAIH; from the coding sequence TTGAAAATCTTAGAAAAAAACCTGAAAAAAGGCTTTGTTAAGGTTATTCCTGAAACTTTTGATGATTTTTGGCATTTATACAACCTCATCTACAAAAATGATAGGGTTTATGCTTATACTTCACGAGAAATCAAGCCCGACGAGGGAGGATACGCGAGACCTAAACGTGGCGAACGAGTATCAGTATTCTTAGGCGTGAAGGTTGATTCTGTCTCATGGAACAAACTTTTGGGCAGACTTAGGATTCATGGAACCATATGCGAAGCGCCAGAGATAATTCCAAACGGCGCGCACCATACACTGAACATTGCATTAAACAAGCCGTTGACCATCGTGAAGAAGGAATGGGCAAGGCATCATCTTGAGAGGTTAGAGAGAGCAAGCCGAACCTCTGAAAAACCAATAATAATCGTTGCCATCGACGACGAAGGCTACGCAATAGCCGTTACCGCCCAGTACGGCGTAGAAGTGAAAGTAGAGCAAAGTGTGAAGCTTCCCGGAAAGCTTGAAGCGGAAAAACGAACCGCTGCAACAAAGGAATACTTTCAGAAAGCGTTAGACAGCCTACGCCAAATATGGACAGCCTTACACGGTCCAATTGCAATTATTGGTGTTGGTTTTGTGAAAGACGAGTTTGCAAAATTCTTGAGAAATGAAGCGGCCGATGTTGCTAAATCAGTTGTGGATGTGAAAAACGTCAACAATGGCGGTGTGGCAGGAATACATGAAGCTCTGCGTTCAGGCGTTTTGCTGAAAACTATGAAGCGGTTTCGAATTTTGGAAGAAGCGGAAGTTATGGAAGAAATTCTGAAAAGGCTTGGAAAAGGTGAAGGAAATGTTACCTATGGTCTTACAGAAGTTTGTAAAGCAGTGGAAATGAGCGCTGTTGAAAAACTCGTCTTGGCTGACACGATGCTGCGTGAATCTTCAGACGAAAATCGCTTGTTAATTGAAGATTTAATGAAAAGTGTTGAACAAAAAGGCGGAAGCATAATTGTCTTAAGCACAGAGCATGAGGCTGGTGAAAAACTTTTAGCATTGGGAGGAATAGCTGCTCTACTACGGTTTGCAATACACTAG
- a CDS encoding restriction endonuclease — protein MNSEEKTKTPSDLAKLAMRYFTKAGYKIQETTALEGYSGISRKFDLIVQKGRTAQGVWIRDWNRTIGINVVINLDKASEDAGLSNPILIGENFSDHAKAYANRRKVTLLTRQQIALSLR, from the coding sequence ATGAACAGCGAAGAGAAGACAAAAACGCCATCTGACCTAGCCAAGCTTGCAATGCGCTATTTCACAAAAGCAGGCTACAAAATACAAGAAACAACCGCTCTCGAAGGCTACAGTGGAATCTCAAGAAAATTCGACCTAATCGTCCAAAAAGGACGCACCGCCCAAGGAGTTTGGATAAGAGACTGGAACCGAACGATAGGCATAAATGTTGTAATAAACTTGGACAAGGCTTCCGAAGACGCAGGTTTGTCAAATCCAATTTTGATTGGAGAAAACTTCAGCGACCACGCAAAAGCTTACGCAAACAGAAGAAAAGTCACACTGCTAACAAGACAACAAATCGCTCTTAGTTTGAGATGA
- a CDS encoding DUF998 domain-containing protein produces the protein MRKLNLSKLPLSCIAGIPVILLYCIFTFSSWALFPTPYNPVDNWLSDLGNSTYNPSGAILYNIGCVLTGIALFPFFGGLYKWYTDEKWRKTLLIGTQIAGFLAAFSLIMIGVFSEDYSSLHSLWSSIFFFLNLIVLVLLGGALFTHPKYMKPIAFYGFIVAAINLLFVLVYRNPIFEWFTVFTALGYVGLLVYNMFKAEFS, from the coding sequence ATGCGAAAATTGAATCTTTCAAAGTTGCCATTGAGTTGTATCGCAGGTATACCAGTCATCCTTCTTTATTGCATATTCACGTTTTCCTCGTGGGCTCTCTTCCCGACGCCTTACAATCCAGTCGACAATTGGCTTAGCGATTTAGGAAATTCAACTTATAACCCATCAGGTGCAATCCTATACAATATTGGCTGTGTTCTCACGGGAATAGCACTTTTCCCATTTTTTGGCGGTTTATACAAGTGGTATACGGATGAAAAGTGGCGAAAAACCTTGTTAATAGGTACGCAGATAGCAGGGTTTCTTGCCGCTTTCTCTCTGATTATGATTGGCGTCTTCTCCGAGGATTACAGCAGTCTTCACAGTTTGTGGTCTTCCATTTTCTTCTTTCTTAACCTAATAGTTCTTGTTCTGCTAGGCGGGGCGTTGTTTACCCATCCCAAATACATGAAACCAATAGCTTTCTATGGCTTTATAGTAGCTGCAATTAACTTGCTTTTCGTGTTAGTTTATCGCAATCCAATATTTGAATGGTTCACAGTTTTCACAGCTTTAGGCTACGTTGGCTTACTCGTCTACAACATGTTTAAAGCAGAATTCAGTTAA
- a CDS encoding DUF1922 domain-containing protein, translating into MESFLIVVCGSCGGFLLAKAEQKTRTCPYCGSKVELKKAKKVASAKNAYEASAILRKIKGAKRQ; encoded by the coding sequence ATGGAGTCGTTCTTAATAGTTGTTTGCGGTAGTTGTGGAGGATTTTTGCTGGCTAAGGCTGAGCAAAAAACGAGGACATGCCCATACTGTGGCTCTAAAGTCGAGTTGAAAAAAGCTAAGAAAGTGGCTTCAGCGAAAAATGCCTACGAGGCGTCAGCAATTCTGCGCAAGATAAAAGGTGCTAAGCGCCAATAG
- a CDS encoding ZIP family metal transporter produces MNDLAAILASVTTVSLIAFAGIIFIGSKEGFLKRILMALVGFSSGTLLGGAFLHLLPEAYEANGTSTFYYVILGIVVFFALEKFFYWRHCHEEECPVHMFVYLNLIGDGIHNFIDGAVIAATFMFRFDLGFATTLAVIFHEIPQEIGDFGVLVYGGLSKKKALTYNFISAITAILGALITYFLIYLHDVTAMLVPFAAGGFIYVAATDLMPELHKKFRASESLVQLIVILLGIVLMAYLKIAIGA; encoded by the coding sequence ATGAACGATTTAGCTGCTATTTTAGCTTCAGTAACCACTGTAAGCCTAATAGCATTTGCAGGAATAATTTTCATAGGTTCAAAAGAGGGTTTCTTAAAACGTATCCTAATGGCGCTGGTAGGTTTTTCCTCAGGCACTCTATTAGGCGGAGCATTCTTGCATTTACTGCCGGAAGCTTACGAAGCAAATGGAACAAGCACTTTTTACTATGTAATCCTCGGCATCGTCGTCTTCTTTGCCCTAGAAAAGTTCTTTTATTGGCGCCACTGTCACGAAGAAGAATGCCCAGTGCACATGTTTGTATACCTTAATCTTATTGGAGACGGGATTCACAATTTTATTGACGGAGCAGTAATAGCCGCCACGTTCATGTTTCGTTTCGACTTAGGCTTTGCCACAACACTGGCTGTAATTTTCCACGAAATTCCGCAAGAGATAGGCGATTTTGGTGTGCTTGTTTATGGGGGTCTAAGCAAAAAGAAGGCGCTGACGTACAACTTTATCTCCGCCATAACAGCAATTTTAGGCGCATTGATAACTTACTTTTTGATTTATCTTCATGACGTAACCGCTATGCTGGTTCCCTTTGCTGCAGGCGGCTTCATCTATGTCGCGGCCACAGACCTAATGCCTGAACTTCACAAAAAATTCCGTGCCTCTGAATCACTAGTTCAGTTAATAGTCATTCTATTGGGAATAGTGTTGATGGCTTACCTTAAAATTGCTATTGGCGCTTAG
- a CDS encoding toprim domain-containing protein: MSTRLKEKEEKILQILSCLAEESAKGTPIVVEGKKDIEALRNMGIQGKILSAKTGGKTLLDVVSEIEKCGTREVILMLDFDRRGEEWTKRLTQILEKTRIKINTEYRNALLSLVGRDIKDVESLTAYMETLKSKICNS, encoded by the coding sequence TTGTCAACACGCCTCAAAGAAAAAGAAGAGAAAATTCTGCAAATTCTGTCATGCCTAGCTGAAGAATCAGCGAAAGGAACCCCAATAGTCGTGGAAGGCAAAAAAGACATTGAAGCATTAAGAAACATGGGCATCCAAGGAAAAATACTCTCAGCAAAAACCGGCGGAAAAACACTCCTAGACGTAGTTTCAGAAATAGAAAAATGTGGAACACGAGAAGTTATTCTGATGTTAGATTTCGACAGACGCGGAGAAGAATGGACCAAACGCCTAACACAGATACTTGAAAAAACCAGAATAAAAATTAACACTGAATATCGAAATGCGCTATTAAGCCTCGTAGGCAGAGACATAAAAGATGTTGAAAGCCTAACAGCTTACATGGAAACATTAAAGAGCAAGATTTGTAATTCATAA
- the dnaG gene encoding DNA primase DnaG, giving the protein MIWRCTFTGSSQTFTIKYVIHAKFEIEGVVEKPDVIGAVFGQTEGLFGPELDLRELQKSGRIGRIEIELHSKNDKTTGSITIPTSMDRVSTALIAASIESINRVGPCAAKVTLEKIEDVREARRKVIIDRAKEILHKWTIESMPSVDEVFKEIAETLKIAKVEKYGPDELSAGPEVDSSKEIIVVEGRADVINLMRCGLLNVIALEGAKVPETIKKLTREKESTAFLDGDRGGDLILKELLQVANVKYVARAPRGKEVEELNCKEIFDALEAKVPIEEVYKPPKREKPKIEVPKEIAQIAKELEGTLEAVLLNEKLEQIERLPVSQLAEKLQQMEGVDTVVFDGIITQRIVDMASEKNVKNIIASRISEAVKSPLNVQLMTFSEIKEA; this is encoded by the coding sequence ATAATCTGGAGGTGCACGTTTACGGGTTCATCACAAACGTTTACCATAAAGTATGTTATACATGCAAAATTCGAAATAGAAGGAGTAGTTGAAAAACCAGACGTTATAGGAGCAGTTTTCGGACAGACAGAAGGACTTTTCGGACCAGAACTCGACCTCAGAGAACTGCAAAAATCAGGCAGAATCGGAAGAATCGAAATCGAATTACACTCAAAAAACGACAAAACCACAGGCAGCATAACAATCCCAACAAGCATGGACCGCGTCTCCACAGCCCTAATCGCCGCAAGCATAGAAAGCATAAACAGAGTCGGACCATGCGCCGCAAAAGTAACACTCGAAAAAATCGAAGACGTAAGAGAAGCAAGAAGAAAAGTAATAATCGACAGAGCCAAAGAAATTCTCCACAAATGGACCATCGAATCCATGCCATCCGTGGACGAAGTATTCAAAGAAATCGCAGAAACCCTCAAAATAGCCAAAGTCGAAAAGTACGGACCAGACGAATTATCCGCAGGACCAGAAGTCGACAGCTCCAAAGAAATAATCGTTGTAGAAGGAAGAGCAGACGTAATAAACCTAATGCGATGCGGACTACTCAACGTCATAGCCCTAGAAGGAGCAAAAGTTCCAGAAACAATCAAAAAACTAACCAGAGAAAAAGAATCCACAGCCTTCTTAGATGGCGACAGAGGCGGAGACCTAATCCTAAAGGAACTCTTGCAAGTTGCAAACGTAAAATACGTTGCCAGAGCGCCGAGAGGCAAAGAAGTTGAAGAATTAAACTGTAAAGAAATTTTTGATGCTTTAGAAGCAAAAGTTCCTATAGAGGAAGTATACAAGCCCCCGAAAAGAGAGAAACCAAAGATTGAAGTTCCTAAAGAGATAGCTCAAATTGCGAAGGAATTAGAAGGCACATTGGAAGCTGTGCTTCTCAACGAAAAGCTAGAACAAATAGAACGATTGCCAGTAAGCCAACTAGCTGAAAAACTTCAGCAAATGGAAGGAGTGGACACAGTAGTCTTCGACGGCATCATAACACAGAGAATCGTCGACATGGCAAGCGAAAAAAACGTAAAAAACATAATCGCATCGCGCATATCAGAAGCTGTGAAATCACCATTAAACGTTCAATTAATGACCTTTTCAGAAATCAAAGAAGCTTAA
- a CDS encoding TIGR00269 family protein, whose product MTANTIICTACNRKEAFFSRPYSGEKLCKKCFTESIETKVKATIAKYQMLNFNDKIAVAVSGGKDSVSLLHILAKLERQYPKASLVAVTVDEGIKGYRDEALKIAAENCRKLGIKHHVVSFQKLFGCTLDEIVKHLKLRGNSGPTPCAFCGVMRRRALNTVARKLKVDKLVTAHTLDDETQTILLNVFHGDVLRIAREKPVTDEAYPKLVQRVKPFCEIPEKETALYAYVKKVKFQSVPCPYASEALRNDVRVMLNRMEERHAGIKFTIFKSIEKIRPALEAMAEKEGLSECSECGEPTTEKVCRTCQMLKQIRKKTDIHINKRSLNKKQ is encoded by the coding sequence GTGACCGCCAATACAATTATCTGCACTGCCTGTAACCGCAAAGAAGCTTTTTTCTCAAGACCTTACTCTGGAGAGAAACTCTGCAAAAAATGCTTCACTGAATCAATCGAGACAAAAGTGAAAGCAACCATCGCCAAATACCAAATGCTCAATTTTAATGATAAAATAGCGGTGGCTGTTTCCGGCGGAAAAGACAGCGTGAGTCTTCTTCATATTTTGGCTAAATTGGAGCGGCAATATCCGAAGGCTTCGCTTGTTGCGGTTACGGTGGACGAAGGAATCAAAGGTTACCGTGACGAAGCTTTGAAAATAGCCGCTGAAAACTGCAGAAAACTTGGCATCAAACATCACGTAGTTTCTTTCCAAAAACTTTTCGGTTGCACACTTGACGAAATTGTTAAGCATTTAAAATTAAGAGGTAACAGCGGACCCACACCATGCGCCTTTTGCGGTGTAATGCGAAGAAGAGCATTAAACACGGTAGCTAGAAAACTCAAAGTCGACAAACTTGTAACCGCTCATACACTGGATGATGAAACACAAACAATTCTGTTAAACGTCTTTCATGGTGACGTTTTGCGTATAGCCCGAGAAAAACCAGTCACGGACGAAGCATACCCGAAACTTGTACAACGTGTAAAACCCTTCTGCGAAATTCCAGAAAAAGAAACAGCTCTATATGCGTATGTTAAAAAGGTAAAGTTTCAAAGTGTTCCATGTCCATACGCTTCTGAAGCGCTAAGAAACGACGTTCGAGTAATGCTAAATAGAATGGAAGAGAGGCATGCTGGAATAAAATTCACAATTTTTAAATCTATCGAAAAAATCCGACCGGCATTGGAAGCTATGGCAGAGAAAGAAGGATTAAGCGAATGCAGTGAATGTGGAGAGCCAACAACCGAAAAAGTGTGCAGAACCTGCCAGATGCTTAAGCAGATACGCAAAAAGACCGATATTCATATAAACAAGAGGAGTTTGAACAAAAAGCAATGA
- a CDS encoding DNA polymerase domain-containing protein: MKIAFWLLDLNYELRNNTPEIWLWGIDDSENRVLVIDRNFVAYFYAVVEEGVNPKKVVEEIEKETHASIAKLEVAERKFFGKPIKAVKVYCKNPDDIIKYAKVFRKLEGVKDCFEDDIRSSMRYLIDNNIAPCGWHEVEVDEEKNTLHVQADKVYTAKSSPKLIEKTEIPQLRILGSSTICYSREGSPKPDKNPVIIISTATNSGEERQFLADENKNDKQALQAFLNYVRNYDPDIIVGYGTNTKDWQYLNERCKKLGLRLTVDRVGTEPHTSVYGHVSLTGRINIDLSDYADEFPEVKVKTLENLADYLGVMKLENRTLIDEIDFADYWDNKDKREILKKFSSDNTRCVMGITEAILDFAMQLSNLVGLPLDHVGTAAVGFRVEWFLIKHAQKIGELVPRRIEQPYRPYAGAIVLKPEPGLHENIAVLDFKAMYPNLMITYNLSPDTYVPPKEPIPKTGVYEAPEVKHRFRKEPAGFYKEVLSYLISVRDEVRKRMKTLNPKSVEYRVLDARQKAVKVITNASYGYAGWIGARWYVKPVAEAATAWGRYTILNAVDLAKKIGLRVIYGDTDSMFVKYEPEKVEKLSREIEEKFGLEIKPDKIYVRIFFTEAKKRYAGLLPDERLDIVGLEVIRGDWAAIAKKVQEKVLEIILKEQSPKKAAAFVQQCICELRQKQVPFRDLIIWKTLTKPAEEYEIKASHVEAAKILKEKGWELAVGDKIGYVVVVGTGRLYERVKPYIFASYDEIDVDYYVSKQVVPAAARILESFGITEEQLLTSSVGEKETRKLTDFFGS, encoded by the coding sequence ATGAAAATCGCGTTTTGGCTTTTAGATTTGAACTATGAACTTCGCAATAACACGCCTGAAATTTGGCTCTGGGGCATTGATGATTCTGAAAATCGCGTGCTCGTTATTGACAGAAATTTTGTTGCTTATTTCTATGCTGTTGTTGAAGAGGGGGTGAATCCGAAAAAGGTTGTTGAAGAAATTGAGAAAGAGACTCATGCATCCATTGCTAAACTTGAGGTTGCTGAACGCAAGTTTTTTGGAAAGCCAATTAAAGCCGTGAAAGTTTACTGCAAAAACCCTGACGATATAATAAAATATGCTAAGGTTTTTCGAAAGCTCGAAGGCGTAAAAGATTGCTTCGAAGACGACATTCGCAGTTCTATGCGCTACTTAATTGACAATAATATTGCTCCGTGCGGTTGGCATGAAGTAGAAGTAGACGAAGAAAAGAACACGCTTCATGTTCAAGCTGACAAGGTTTATACAGCAAAATCTTCTCCTAAACTCATAGAGAAAACAGAAATTCCTCAACTAAGAATTCTGGGTTCCTCGACGATATGTTATAGTCGTGAAGGTTCACCTAAACCCGACAAAAACCCTGTAATCATTATTTCAACTGCAACAAACAGCGGCGAGGAAAGACAGTTTTTGGCGGATGAAAATAAAAATGATAAACAAGCTCTACAAGCCTTCTTAAATTATGTGCGAAATTATGACCCAGACATTATTGTGGGTTACGGCACAAACACGAAAGATTGGCAATATCTCAATGAAAGATGCAAAAAGCTTGGATTGCGATTAACCGTTGATAGAGTTGGAACTGAACCTCACACAAGTGTTTATGGACACGTTTCGTTAACTGGAAGAATCAACATAGACCTATCGGATTACGCAGACGAGTTTCCAGAAGTTAAGGTTAAGACTTTGGAGAATCTAGCGGATTATCTGGGAGTTATGAAGCTTGAAAACCGCACATTAATCGACGAAATAGACTTTGCGGATTACTGGGACAACAAAGACAAGCGTGAAATTTTAAAAAAGTTCTCTTCTGACAACACCCGTTGCGTTATGGGAATAACCGAAGCCATATTAGACTTTGCAATGCAGCTTTCAAATCTTGTAGGCTTACCATTAGACCACGTGGGAACTGCGGCTGTGGGCTTCCGCGTCGAATGGTTCTTGATAAAACATGCCCAAAAAATCGGCGAACTCGTGCCCAGAAGAATTGAACAGCCATATAGACCCTACGCAGGTGCGATAGTGCTTAAGCCAGAACCTGGACTGCACGAGAACATTGCAGTATTAGATTTTAAGGCTATGTATCCAAACTTGATGATAACTTATAATTTGTCTCCAGACACGTATGTACCGCCGAAAGAGCCAATTCCAAAAACTGGAGTTTATGAAGCGCCTGAAGTTAAGCATCGATTCAGAAAAGAACCGGCAGGCTTCTATAAGGAAGTATTATCATATCTTATTAGCGTGCGGGACGAAGTTCGCAAAAGAATGAAAACTTTGAATCCTAAAAGTGTTGAATACCGTGTTTTGGACGCGCGGCAAAAGGCAGTGAAGGTAATAACTAACGCTTCTTACGGGTATGCTGGTTGGATAGGTGCAAGATGGTATGTTAAGCCCGTGGCTGAAGCTGCAACTGCATGGGGAAGATACACAATACTTAACGCGGTAGATTTGGCAAAAAAGATTGGTTTAAGGGTTATCTACGGCGACACAGACAGCATGTTCGTAAAGTACGAGCCAGAAAAAGTGGAAAAGCTTTCACGGGAAATTGAGGAAAAGTTTGGGTTAGAAATCAAACCAGACAAGATTTACGTGCGCATTTTCTTTACAGAAGCCAAAAAACGTTATGCTGGGCTTCTGCCTGATGAGCGTCTTGATATTGTGGGTTTGGAAGTTATACGTGGAGATTGGGCTGCCATAGCTAAAAAAGTGCAGGAGAAGGTTTTGGAAATAATCCTTAAAGAGCAGTCTCCAAAGAAGGCAGCCGCTTTTGTGCAACAGTGTATTTGTGAACTTCGCCAGAAACAAGTGCCATTTCGCGACCTTATAATTTGGAAAACGCTGACAAAACCTGCAGAAGAGTATGAGATTAAGGCTTCTCATGTGGAAGCAGCGAAAATTTTGAAGGAAAAGGGTTGGGAGCTTGCGGTTGGCGATAAAATAGGTTATGTGGTTGTGGTTGGGACTGGACGTTTATATGAGAGGGTCAAACCGTACATTTTTGCTTCTTATGACGAAATAGATGTGGATTATTATGTGTCAAAACAGGTTGTGCCTGCTGCTGCCAGAATTCTCGAGAGTTTTGGCATAACCGAGGAACAGTTGCTAACGTCAAGTGTTGGAGAAAAGGAGACTCGAAAACTCACGGACTTTTTCGGCAGTTAA
- a CDS encoding tyrosine--tRNA ligase, translating into MDIETKIDLIKKPPTEEILTEKELRQLLQTNEHPGHYQGFEISGLLHLGNLIISGFKINDFLKAGIKCQVYLADWHSFINNKFGGDWNKILSASKYYAEAFKFFCPGAKIVVGSELYHNNDEYWRNLLKFAKHMTLSRSLRCLTIMGRSENEKLDLSQYFYAPMQAVDVKEIGADIPHGGMDQRKAHVLAREIFPKMGWTKPVAVHHHVLMGIAEPVKLKTKDKLEQVIASKMSKSKPWTAIFIHDTDQQIKEKLRKAWCPEKQVDMNPILDIAKHVVFHETKTFKIERPTKFGGTIEFENYEELEKAYAQGKLHPQDLKNAVAEELSKIISPIRKYFETNKQAKEHLEVLKEAQITR; encoded by the coding sequence TTGGACATAGAAACAAAAATCGACCTAATCAAAAAGCCGCCAACAGAAGAAATCCTAACAGAAAAAGAACTAAGACAACTTTTACAAACAAACGAGCACCCCGGACACTATCAAGGCTTTGAGATTTCCGGCTTGCTACATTTAGGAAACCTAATAATCTCCGGCTTCAAAATAAACGACTTCCTAAAAGCAGGAATAAAATGTCAAGTCTACCTCGCCGACTGGCACAGCTTCATAAACAACAAGTTCGGCGGCGACTGGAACAAAATCCTCTCCGCATCCAAATACTACGCTGAAGCCTTCAAATTCTTCTGCCCCGGAGCAAAAATCGTCGTAGGCTCAGAACTTTACCACAACAACGACGAGTACTGGCGAAACCTACTAAAATTCGCGAAGCACATGACGCTCAGCAGAAGCCTCCGTTGCCTAACAATAATGGGAAGAAGCGAAAACGAAAAACTCGATTTATCCCAGTATTTCTACGCGCCAATGCAAGCAGTGGACGTGAAAGAAATAGGCGCCGACATACCACACGGGGGAATGGACCAAAGAAAAGCCCACGTGCTCGCAAGAGAAATCTTCCCAAAAATGGGCTGGACCAAACCAGTCGCAGTTCACCACCATGTGCTCATGGGCATAGCAGAACCAGTCAAACTCAAAACCAAAGACAAACTCGAACAAGTCATCGCAAGCAAAATGAGCAAATCCAAACCATGGACCGCCATATTCATCCACGACACAGACCAACAAATAAAAGAAAAACTACGCAAAGCATGGTGCCCAGAAAAACAAGTAGACATGAACCCCATTTTAGACATAGCCAAACACGTAGTATTCCACGAAACAAAAACATTCAAAATAGAACGCCCAACAAAATTCGGCGGCACAATAGAATTCGAAAACTACGAGGAACTAGAAAAAGCCTACGCACAAGGCAAACTGCACCCGCAAGACCTCAAAAACGCAGTAGCAGAAGAACTCTCCAAAATCATCAGCCCCATCAGAAAATACTTCGAAACCAACAAACAAGCAAAAGAACACTTAGAAGTGCTGAAAGAAGCTCAAATAACAAGGTAA
- a CDS encoding nucleotidyltransferase domain-containing protein has protein sequence MTTKPERHVEYREIVYDAERWSLLKEFRQKATQLMEALESFHLESVVHGSIARGDVNKKSDVDVFIPSQVSSFTVETALEKRGIPVNRRVVVQATPTYAMKAYIEIDENTSVSFPLMKMRTVEREFYKFGGEASLENLKDNMRVCGVDKRLMLIEPTKEGHREIIIIGREEQIAKLLGISVETVLDRVHALLRRDEVGRTGVFIEKELSSDETFEMALKRLADQNPAVRRRMKSV, from the coding sequence ATGACTACTAAACCTGAAAGACACGTAGAGTACCGAGAAATAGTTTATGACGCTGAACGTTGGAGTCTACTCAAAGAGTTTAGGCAAAAAGCCACGCAGTTAATGGAGGCTTTAGAAAGTTTTCATTTGGAATCCGTGGTGCATGGAAGCATTGCACGCGGAGACGTGAACAAGAAAAGCGATGTTGACGTTTTCATTCCCTCTCAAGTTTCATCTTTCACCGTGGAAACAGCGCTGGAAAAGAGGGGTATACCAGTTAATAGGCGCGTGGTTGTGCAAGCCACGCCAACATACGCCATGAAAGCCTACATCGAAATAGACGAAAACACGAGCGTCTCGTTTCCTTTAATGAAAATGCGCACAGTAGAGAGAGAATTTTACAAATTCGGCGGTGAGGCATCACTAGAAAACTTGAAAGATAACATGCGAGTTTGCGGTGTGGATAAACGTTTGATGCTCATTGAACCTACCAAAGAAGGACACAGAGAAATTATCATTATTGGGCGAGAGGAACAAATTGCCAAACTGCTTGGCATATCTGTTGAAACTGTTTTGGACCGCGTTCATGCTTTGCTGAGAAGAGATGAAGTAGGTAGAACAGGAGTTTTTATTGAAAAAGAACTTTCAAGCGACGAAACTTTTGAGATGGCTTTGAAAAGACTTGCGGACCAGAATCCCGCAGTTCGTAGGCGAATGAAATCTGTCTAG